The genome window CAGGTTCCGCCGCTCCCACCGCTCGGAGGTCGCTCCGCTCGGTTTGCTTGGAGCTGGGCGCTGCGGATGGCTCGCCCGGCGGCTCCGGAGGCTGTGGGAGCCAGGGTGGGTCCGGTGCCGCAGGTGCTGCAACGGGCTTCGGCAGGGGCGGAGGACCGAACTCGAGTCCGGATTCCCGCCATTCGGGCGCTGTTTCGCCCTGCTTCGGTTCGGGAACATCACCGAACAGCTGGGCGAAATCCATATCCGAAAACCACTCGGCTGGGTTTTCCAGGCGCTGCTCGCCGTGACGTGCTTCGGATGCGGGCACCGGCGCAGGCGCCGCCGCGGCCTGGGCGTCCGAGGTCTCGTCGAGCGAGTGGAAGCGGCCCAGCTCCTCCTGGATGAGCCGGTCGATCACCGAAGCGTCCCGTGGTCCCCGGCTCCCGCCGCTGGCAATAGCGGCATTGACCAGGCGGGCGAGGTCGTAGGAGGTGACCTTCAGCTGGCGGGTGAATAGGTAGCCGGCCAAAGCGTCGCCCAGCTCGCGCGCGTTCTGAAAGCGGCTGTTCGGATCGCGGGCGAGTACCCTTCGTAGCAATTCCTCGAAATCGGCAGTGACGCTCGGGTTGAGCGGGCGCAGGCGCGGAATGTTGGCTCGCTGCACCAGCTTGATGGTCTGATAGTCGCTCTCACCCAGAAACAGCCGGCGGCCTGCCAGCATCTCCCACAGTACCACCCCCAGGCTGAACAGGTCGGCGCGGGCGTCGACTTCCTCACCATGGGCCGCTTCGGGCGCCAAGTAGCTGAACTTGCCCTTCACGACGCCCGGGTCGGTGCGCTCGAGCTGGGTGCTCGCCTTGGCCAGCCCGAAATCGGCGACTTTGACCTCCCCGCGCCGGGTGAGCATGATGTTGGGTGGAGAGATGTCTCGGTGCACGATGCCCAGCAGCTGGCCGTTCTCGTCGCACAGCTCGTGTGCGTAGCTCAGCGCCCTGCAAACCTCCATGGCGATGTAGGCGGCCTCCTTGAGTGGGAAATAGCCGGAGCGTTGGCGGATGGCGTCGGTCAGTTTCGTCAGGTTCGCCCCGTCCACGTACTCCATGACGAGAAAATACGTATCGTCCGACGCTCCCACGTCGAAGACGCCGACGATGTTGGCGTGGGTCAGGCGCGCCGACAAGCGGGCCTCATCCAAGAACATGCGCATGAACTTGCGATTCTGCGCCAGGTGCGGCAGCACCCGCTTGATGGCCACGCGCTTCTTGAAGCCCTCGACGCTCTTCACCTCGCCGAGGAACACTTCAGCCATCCCGCCCGCTTCAAGGCGTCGGATGACTTGGTATTTCTGATCTGGCATGCGCTGGGAAGG of Pseudomonadota bacterium contains these proteins:
- a CDS encoding serine/threonine protein kinase encodes the protein MAEVFLGEVKSVEGFKKRVAIKRVLPHLAQNRKFMRMFLDEARLSARLTHANIVGVFDVGASDDTYFLVMEYVDGANLTKLTDAIRQRSGYFPLKEAAYIAMEVCRALSYAHELCDENGQLLGIVHRDISPPNIMLTRRGEVKVADFGLAKASTQLERTDPGVVKGKFSYLAPEAAHGEEVDARADLFSLGVVLWEMLAGRRLFLGESDYQTIKLVQRANIPRLRPLNPSVTADFEELLRRVLARDPNSRFQNARELGDALAGYLFTRQLKVTSYDLARLVNAAIASGGSRGPRDASVIDRLIQEELGRFHSLDETSDAQAAAAPAPVPASEARHGEQRLENPAEWFSDMDFAQLFGDVPEPKQGETAPEWRESGLEFGPPPLPKPVAAPAAPDPPWLPQPPEPPGEPSAAPSSKQTERSDLRAVGAAEPASAEIALGPGGSAAVETPDASAAPQTRSAPSSQMTPAAQGGGSYLRVGLLAAIVLITGAAIVLFGELFTK